From the genome of Lotus japonicus ecotype B-129 chromosome 6, LjGifu_v1.2, one region includes:
- the LOC130724292 gene encoding cytokinin dehydrogenase 3-like produces the protein MGENFLSPTYLILLLITITRLISTVGKTEQWKSLLLPEISNKLREDPEAIQGASRDYGNLIHDVPAGVFVPSSVQDIATLIKLSYNNNKVGDSVPFSIAARGQGHSTKGQAMARDGVVVDMARFREGGNGVGITVGGGGGKQYYADVGGEQLWIDVLRAAMEHGLTPVSWTDYLYLTVGGTLSNAGISGQTFKYGPQITSVLEMDVITGKGESVTCSKQTNSELFYAVLGGLGQFGIITRARIALEPAPKRVKWVRFLYDDFSAFTKDQERLISINGSKQKNRLDYLEGMLLMHQGPINNWRSSFFPLADHPRIISLVTQHRVLYCLEVAKYYDDQSEVNVDKELQVLFQGLSYIPGFYYEKNVSFVEFLNRVRSGELKLQSQGLWDVPHPWLNLFIPKSQILDFDSGVFKNIIHKRNITTGPALVYPMNRNKWDNKMSASIPDEDVFYAVGFLHSSGFDNWKAYDAQNREILQFCNDAGIKYKQYLPHYRTQEGWTNHFGPKWGTFSERKHQFDPRMILSPGQRIFNNN, from the exons ATGGGGGAAAATTTCCTTTCTCCAACATACTTGATTCTCCTGCTAATAACCATCACACGGTTGATATCCACAGTGGGGAAAACCGAGCAATGGAAATCCCTGCTACTACCAGAGATATCCAACAAGCTCCGTGAGGACCCTGAAGCCATTCAAGGAGCTTCAAGGGACTACGGCAACCTCATCCACGATGTCCCAGCAGGGGTGTTTGTTCCATCCTCGGTGCAGGACATAGCTACTCTGATAAAGCTTtcatacaacaacaacaaagttGGTGATTCTGTCCCTTTCAGCATCGCGGCGAGGGGTCAGGGGCACTCAACGAAGGGACAGGCGATGGCGCGCGACGGGGTGGTGGTGGACATGGCAAGGTTCAGAGAAGGAGGGAATGGTGTTGGAATCACTGTtggaggaggagggggaaagcAGTACTATGCTGATGTTGGTGGAGAGCAACTTTGGATTGATGTGCTGCGTGCCGCCATGGAGCATGGACTTACACCTGTTTCTTGGACTGATTACTTGTATTTGACTGTGGGAGGGACTCTTTCCAATGCTGGCATAAGTGGCCAGACATTCAAATATGGTCCTCAAATCACAAGTGTTCTTGAAATGGATGTCATCACCG GAAAAGGAGAATCTGTAACCTGCTCCAAGCAGACAAATTCAGAGTTATTCTACGCGGTTCTTGGAGGTTTAGGACAATTTGGAATTATAACAAGGGCCAGAATTGCTCTGGAGCCAGCACCCAAGAGG GTTAAATGGGTCAGATTTCTTTATGATGACTTTTCTGCTTTCACCAAAGACCAGGAACGATTAATCTCAATCAATGGAAGCAAACAAAAAAATAGATTGGATTATTTGGAAGGGATGCTGCTAATGCACCAAGGACCCATAAATAATTGGAGATCTTCTTTCTTCCCTTTAGCCGACCATCCAAGAATAATTTCCCTAGTAACTCAACATAGAGTCCTCTATTGCCTTGAAGTGGCCAAATATTATGATGACCAATCCGAAGTCAATGTGGACAAG GAACTGCAAGTTTTGTTTCAGGGACTGAGCTATATCCCTGGATTTTACTATGAAAAAAATGTCTCATTTGTTGAGTTCTTGAATAGAGTCAGAAGTGGAGAACTGAAGCTTCAGTCACAAGGACTATGGGATGTTCCTCATCCATGGCTTAATTTGTTTATACCAAAATCTCAAATCTTGGATTTTGATTCAGGTGTATTCAAGAATATCATTCATAAAAGAAACATCACTACAGGACCTGCCTTGGTTTACCCCATGAACAGAAACAA gTGGGACAATAAGATGTCAGCATCTATACCAGATGAGGATGTGTTCTATGCAGTTGGATTTTTGCACTCAAGTGGGTTTGATAATTGGAAGGCTTATGATGCTCAGAACAGAGAGATCTTGCAATTTTGTAATGATGCAGGGATTAAGTATAAGCAATACCTTCCCCACTACCGCACACAGGAAGGTTGGACAAACCATTTTGGTCCTAAATGGGGGACTTTTTCGGAAAGAAAACACCAGTTTGATCCAAGAATGATTCTTTCACCAGGACAAAGAATCTTCAACAACAATTAA
- the LOC130724351 gene encoding translation machinery-associated protein 22 produces MAEKPQPVRVQYCQVCSLPPEYCEFGSDFEKCKPWLIQNAPHVYPDLVNEANAKDADKVADKLQSTGLSSGAGDGAASSAPKQEEVKRLPGGKIKKKDKQEVVIEKVVRNKRKSITTVKGLELFGVKLSDASKKLGKKFATGASVVKGPTEKEQIDVQGDISFDIVEFITDTWPDVPESAIFFIEDGRKVPAA; encoded by the exons ATGGCAGAGAAACCGCAACCGGTTCGTGTACAGTACTGCCAGGTTTGCAGTTTGCCCCCTGAATACTGCGAATTCGGATCCGATTTCGAGAAATGCAAACCCTGGTTGATCCAAAACGCTCCTCACGTTTACCCTGATCTCGTTAATG AGGCAAATGCTAAGGATGCTGATAAAGTTGCTGACAAGCTACAAAGTACTGGTTTATCTTCTGGGGCTGGTGATGGAGCTGCTTCCtcag CGCCGAAGCAAGAAGAGGTGAAACGTCTACCTGGTGGGAAGATTAAGAAAAAG GATAAGCAAGAGGTTGTGATTGAGAAGGTCGTTCGTAATAAACGCAAGTCTATCACCACCGTGAAAGGCCTGGAACTTTTTG GTGTCAAGCTCAGTGATGCTTCAAAGAAACTTGGGAAAAAGTTTGCTACAGGAGCATCTGTTGTCAAG GGCCCAACTGAGAAAGAGCAAATTGATGTTCAAGGGGATATATCTTTTGACATTGTGGAGTTTATTACAGATACATGGCCTGAC GTTCCAGAGTCAGCAATTTTCTTCATAGAAGATGGGAGAAAGGTTCCAGCTGCTTGA
- the LOC130725576 gene encoding protein FAR1-RELATED SEQUENCE 5-like → MHGFAARKCRTVKNKDGDVIQQTLVCFREGKRKDYDGNAGQKRKRFPKKDTRCECKAHCMLHVLKVDNRWHVKSVCDDHNHVLVGDNLIGLAPAHRKMNEADITQLNCYRMSGISTPKAYGVFANQMGGYHNVPFGPRQMYNERFKKNKDKVCDARGVVGFLRKLKEKDLDLFWKHTYNEDRRLDKLFWSDGCSRDNYSLFGDVLAFDATYKKNKYKRPLVIFSGVNHHNQTIIFAATLVSNEQEDTYVWLLQNLLDAMHEKFPVSVITDGDLAMKKAIRKV, encoded by the coding sequence ATGCACGGATTTGCTGCTAGAAAGTGCAGGACAGTAAAGAACAAAGATGGAGATGTTATTCAACAAACATTAGTGTGCTTTAGAGAGGGTAAAAGGAAAGACTATGATGGAAATGCTGGTCAAAAGAGAAAGCGTTTTCCGAAGAAAGACACAAGATGTGAGTGTAAGGCTCATTGCATGCTCCATGTTCTCAAGGTTGACAACCGTTGGCATGTTAAATCTGTTTGTGATGACCATAATCATGTGCTTGTTGGAGACAATTTGATTGGACTGGCACCTGCCCATAGGAAAATGAATGAGGCTGACATTACTCAATTGAATTGCTATAGGATGTCAGGAATCAGCACTCCAAAAGCTTATGGTGTGTTTGCCAACCAGATGGGTGGATATCACAATGTTCCTTTTGGTCCGAGACAAATGTACAATGAACGATTTAAAAAGAATAAGGACAAAGTATGTGATGCGAGAGGTGTCGTTGGTTTCTTACGTAAGTTGAAGGAGAAAGATCTTGATCTGTTTTGGAAACACACTTATAATGAGGATCGAAGGCTAGACAAGTTGTTTTGGAGTGATGGTTGCAGTCGTGACAACtattcattgtttggtgatgtgtTGGCATTTGATGCAACGTACAAGAAGAACAAGTACAAGCGGCCACTTGTTATATTCTCTGGGGTTAATCATCACAACCAGACAATTATATTTGCTGCTACTCTAGTTTCCAATGAGCAAGAGGATACATATGTTTGGTTGCTTCAGAATTTGTTGGATGCAATGCACGAGAAGTTTCCAGTGTCGGTGATCACAGATGGAGATCTGGCAATGAAAAAAGCGATTAGAAAGGTTTAA
- the LOC130724350 gene encoding cytokinin dehydrogenase 3-like, translated as MARRNAMLLALLFLSCAVLTQGQQIRPLTSFQSDPKTLSEASTDFGHIVHKTPTLVLEPSSVSDISDLIKQSNSRATPFTIAARGHAHSYLGQAMAEGGVVVNMTELNRFRNGSGIVITCGGGGGGGSGGNCYADVGGEQLWIDVLHACLQRGLSPLAWTDYLYLTVGGTLSNAGISGQAFRFGPQISNVLEMDVVTGKGDLVTCSANMNSETYYAVLGGLGQFGVITRARILLGPAHTRAKWLRLIYTDFSAFSGDQEHLISFSGSSDTNAFDYVEGMLLLNQQPLDLSFFPTPDQPRITSLVSQYGITYVLELVKYYDNNSEAHINEEVANLVKGLKFVPNFMFKKDVSYEEFLNRVHEDELALRSKGLWDLPHPWLNMFIPRSRISDFNEGVFKGIILKQNLTAGIVLVYPMNRNKWDDRMSVVTPDEDVFYTVGLLQTAANGGDEVQKYQAQNQEILQFCKGAGIKIKEYLTGNKTHEEWVEHFGPKWKLWEDRKAEFDPKRILSPGQGIF; from the exons ATGGCAAGGAGGAATGCCATGCTCTTGGCCCTGCTATTTCTATCATGCGCAGTGCTCACACAGGGCCAACAAATACGCCCCTTAACATCATTCCAATCAGACCCTAAAACCCTTTCAGAAGCCTCAACTGATTTCGGTCACATAGTTCACAAAACCCCTACACTAGTTTTGGAGCCGTCTTCGGTCAGCGACATCTCTGACCTCATAAAGCAATCAAACTCTCGTGCCACCCCCTTCACCATCGCCGCGAGGGGGCATGCCCACTCGTATCTCGGGCAAGCCATGGCTGAGGGTGGGGTCGTGGTAAACATGACCGAGCTCAACCGGTTCAGAAACGGGTCAGGGATTGTTATAacatgtggtggtggtggtggtggcggtagtggaGGTAATTGTTATGCGGATGTTGGGGGTGAGCAGTTATGGATTGATGTGTTGCATGCATGCCTTCAACGTGGTCTCTCGCCGCTCGCTTGGACTGATTACTTGTATTTGACAGTTGGTGGTACGCTGTCTAACGCTGGGATCAGTGGCCAAGCCTTTCGATTTGGACCTCAGATCTCTAATGTCCTTGAAATGGACGTTGTTACCG GGAAAGGAGACCTTGTTACTTGTTCTGCCAACATGAACTCAGAGACATATTATGCCGTTCTTGGGGGATTAGGTCAATTTGGGGTGATAACAAGAGCAAGAATACTTCTAGGACCTGCACACACCAGG GCAAAATGGCTCCGTTTGATTTACACCGATTTTTCCGCTTTTTCTGGAGATCAAGAACATTTGATCTCATTCAGTGGAAGTAGTGACACTAATGCATTTGATTATGTAGAAGGCATGCTTCTCCTGAATCAGCAGCCACTTGACCTTTCCTTTTTTCCAACACCAGATCAGCCTAGGATAACTTCCTTGGTATCTCAATACGGCATCACCTACGTCCTTGAACTAGTCAAATATTATGACAACAATTCTGAAGCACACATTAATGAG GAAGTTGCAAATCTGGTCAAAGGTTTGAAGTTTGTTCCTAATTTTATGTTCAAAAAAGATGTGTCGTACGAGGAGTTTCTCAACAGAGTTCATGAAGATGAGCTAGCTCTTAGGTCAAAAGGACTTTGGGATCTTCCTCATCCTTGGTTGAACATGTTCATTCCAAGGTCCAGAATTTCAGATTTCAATGAAGGTGTGTTCAAGGGCATTATTCTAAAGCAAAATCTTACCGCCGGAATCGTACTAGTCTACCCGATGAACCGAAATAA GTGGGATGATAGGATGTCAGTAGTTACACCTGATGAAGATGTCTTCTACACTGTAGGTCTTTTGCAAACTGCTGCAAATGGGGGTGATGAGGTGCAGAAATATCAGGCTCAAAACCAAGAGATACTGCAGTTTTGTAAAGGTGCAGGCATTAAGATCAAGGAATATCTCACTGGTAACAAAACACATGAAGAATGGGTGGAACACTTTGGCCCCAAATGGAAACTTTGGGAAGATAGAAAAGCTGAATTTGATCCCAAAAGAATCTTGTCACCTGGACAAGGGATTTTCTAA